Proteins encoded together in one Flavobacteriales bacterium window:
- a CDS encoding tetratricopeptide repeat protein → MARFLLVPSAVVLLACTAASAQSVEQLMAEGDSLVAQERYSKAIDAYSRAIAARPSADTYAARARAWYAMDRADRFLLDVDQALKADSTHPEANYQRGLYALRGEDYRTAERYSDRGIRHGAQGRLRAQLLLARGEALAELRRPEMAIADLRDGLAVIPDDLEANRTLARMLDETGDHEGALVVLERLCTLEPRNPGHWTNRGFELSRLGRWNDALAMFEQALSIDRDEPVALSNRAYALLNLGRNEEAWKDVERSLRFYPANSFALRTRALLRLRKGDLEKACADLSLARILGGVSDVDALIQEHCGAVPNRR, encoded by the coding sequence ATGGCCCGCTTCCTCCTGGTCCCCTCCGCGGTCGTTCTGCTGGCCTGCACGGCCGCATCGGCCCAGTCGGTGGAGCAGTTGATGGCCGAAGGGGATAGTCTGGTGGCCCAGGAGCGCTACTCCAAAGCCATCGACGCCTATTCGCGGGCCATCGCAGCACGGCCGTCCGCCGACACCTATGCCGCCCGTGCCCGCGCCTGGTACGCCATGGACCGCGCCGACCGCTTCCTACTGGATGTGGACCAGGCCCTGAAGGCGGACAGCACCCATCCGGAGGCCAACTACCAGCGCGGCCTGTACGCCCTCCGCGGTGAGGACTACCGCACCGCGGAGCGGTACAGCGACCGCGGCATCCGGCACGGTGCGCAGGGCCGTCTCCGCGCCCAGCTGTTGCTCGCCCGCGGTGAGGCCCTGGCCGAACTTCGCCGACCCGAGATGGCGATCGCCGACCTGCGCGACGGCCTCGCCGTGATCCCCGATGACCTGGAGGCCAACCGGACACTGGCCCGCATGCTGGACGAGACCGGCGATCATGAAGGGGCCCTGGTGGTGCTGGAACGCCTGTGCACCCTGGAGCCCCGGAACCCGGGGCACTGGACGAACCGCGGCTTCGAGCTCTCGCGCCTGGGCCGCTGGAACGACGCGCTGGCCATGTTCGAGCAGGCCCTTTCCATCGACCGCGACGAGCCCGTGGCGCTCAGCAACCGGGCCTACGCCCTCCTGAACCTGGGACGCAACGAGGAGGCGTGGAAGGATGTGGAACGGAGCCTCCGGTTCTACCCGGCCAACTCGTTCGCCCTTCGCACACGAGCGCTTCTGCGCCTGCGGAAAGGCGACCTGGAGAAGGCCTGCGCCGACCTCTCCCTGGCCCGCATCCTTGGCGGGGTCAGCGATGTGGACGCGCTGATCCAGGAGCACTGCGGTGCCGTGCCCAACCGGCGCTGA
- the tsaD gene encoding tRNA (adenosine(37)-N6)-threonylcarbamoyltransferase complex transferase subunit TsaD, giving the protein MAKIAEQQPVTGPSRILGIESSCDETAAAVLEDGRVLSNVVAGQEVHAAWGGVVPELASRAHQEHIVPVVEAALREAGLAPDALTAVAFTQGPGLIGALHVGSAYAKSFAQALGLPLLAVDHMRAHVLAHFIRDDQPRPVPEFPFLNLTVSGGHTLIVLVRSALDMVAIGSTLDDAAGEAFDKGAKLLGLPYPGGPQVDALAAQGDPGRFRLPRPAVPDLDLSFSGTKSAFRNLLLPLRDGDGQLPPALVPDLCATLQQAILDQLFAKLTLAVERTGITRIGIAGGVSANRGLRGRLMELADRHGWTVHMPPFAYCTDNAAMVAMAGDLLLRAGRTAGLEVVPLARIPQR; this is encoded by the coding sequence ATGGCGAAAATAGCGGAGCAACAGCCGGTGACCGGTCCCTCGCGCATCCTGGGCATCGAGAGCTCGTGCGACGAGACCGCCGCGGCCGTGCTGGAGGATGGCCGCGTGCTGAGCAACGTCGTGGCCGGGCAGGAGGTGCATGCCGCCTGGGGCGGCGTGGTGCCCGAACTGGCCAGCCGGGCCCACCAGGAGCACATTGTGCCCGTGGTGGAGGCCGCCCTTCGCGAAGCCGGCCTGGCGCCTGACGCGCTCACCGCGGTCGCCTTCACCCAGGGTCCCGGCCTGATCGGAGCCCTCCACGTGGGCTCCGCCTACGCCAAGTCCTTCGCCCAGGCCCTGGGACTTCCGTTGCTGGCCGTGGACCACATGCGGGCGCATGTGCTGGCCCATTTCATCCGCGACGACCAGCCGCGTCCCGTGCCGGAATTCCCCTTCCTGAACCTGACGGTGAGCGGAGGCCACACCCTGATCGTGCTGGTGCGCTCCGCCCTGGACATGGTGGCCATCGGCAGCACGCTCGACGATGCCGCTGGCGAAGCCTTCGACAAAGGGGCGAAGTTGTTGGGCCTGCCCTACCCCGGCGGCCCGCAGGTGGATGCGCTCGCCGCACAGGGCGACCCGGGACGTTTTCGGCTCCCCCGCCCCGCTGTGCCCGACCTGGACCTCAGCTTCAGCGGCACCAAGAGCGCTTTCCGCAACCTGCTGCTTCCGCTGCGCGATGGCGACGGTCAGCTTCCCCCCGCCCTGGTGCCCGACCTCTGTGCCACCTTGCAGCAGGCGATCCTGGACCAGCTTTTCGCCAAGCTGACGCTGGCGGTGGAGCGCACGGGCATCACGCGCATCGGCATCGCGGGCGGCGTTTCCGCCAACCGGGGCCTGCGTGGCCGGCTGATGGAGCTGGCGGACCGGCACGGGTGGACGGTGCACATGCCACCCTTCGCGTACTGCACGGACAACGCGGCGATGGTGGCCATGGCCGGCGACCTGCTGCTGCGCGCGGGGCGCACGGCGGGTTTGGAGGTGGTGCCCCTGGCGCGCATCCCCCAGCGTTGA